From the genome of Adlercreutzia equolifaciens DSM 19450:
CACGATGTTGGAAGATGACCAGATCGCCAAGATCCTCGCCAGCCACAGCGAGCCTCAGCGCTGCGCGGCCCAGCTGGTGAACGAGGCGGTGGGCCGGGGCGGCTACGACAACGTCACCGTCATCGTCGTGGACGTCACGGGTCTGGCCGAGCAGCATCGCCGCAAGCTGACGCGCAAGAGCCGCGCGACGGCCATCATGCTGGCGCTTTTGCTGGTGGCCATCATCGCCGGGTGCGCCTACGGGTTCAACTATCTGGCGTCCAACGCCGCCTATCTGGTGGCTCAGGATGGGAAAGTCGCCGTGTATCAGGGCGTTCCCGGAGACATCTTCGGGCTGTCATTCAATCACCTCGACCGCGTGACCGACGTGGCCCTTGACGACTTGCAGCCCGGCACCGCCAATCGCCTGCGCGAGGAGGGCATCAAGGTGGATTCTTTGGAAGCCGCCAACAGCCTCGTCGCCGAGTACGAGAAGGAGATCGCCGACCGCCGTGCCGCTGAAGAGGAAGCGGCCCGGGCAGCGGCCGAGGCCAACAAGCCGGAAGAGCCCGCAAAGGGCACGGAGGGTGCCGGCGGCAGCACGGCCAGCGGCGCGCAGGGCGGCACGGACGCACAAGGCACGACGGGCGGCTCGCAAAGTGCGTCGCCTTCATCGGGCGCTGGCTCCGGCACGAACGGCACGGGCACGATCAACCCCGGCACCGGCACGAACGGCGCACAGGAAGGCACCTCGGGAGGAACCAACCGATGACCCGGCGCAACATAGAGCTGATGCTCCTGCTCATCGCCTCGCCCATCGTCATCGTGCTCTTCGCCATGATGGTGGTCACCGGCGGCCAGGAGCTGTCCTTCAACACCCTGGGCGTGCCGCTCGGCATCTTCGCCGCATTCCTCGTGGCCCACATTGCCGTACGTCTGCTCGCGCCCGCAGCCGACCCAGCTATTCTGCCCATTTCGTTCGCGCTGTCGGGCATCGGTATCGCGTTTGTGACCCGCATTGTGCCCGATTTGGCCGTAAACCAGCTGCTGTGGCTGTTCATCGGCATCGCGGCCATGATTGCCACCCTCGCCGTCGTGCGCAACTTGGACAAGCTCGCCAACTACAAGTACACGCTTATGATCGTGGGCATCTTGCTTTTGCTCTCGCCCATGCTGCCGGTCATCGGCTACGAGTCCGGCGGCGGCCAACTGTGGCTGCGCTTCGGCAGCTTCAGCTTCCAGCCCGGCGAGCTGGCCAAGATCCTCATCGTGTTCTTCATCGCCGCCTACCTGGCCGCCAACCGCGAGATGCTCTCGGTGTTCACGTGGAAGGTGGGGCCGCTGTGGCTGCCGAGCCTCGCCACCCTGCTCCCGCTCATCGTCATGTGGGCGCTCGCCTTCATCGTCGTCGTGTTGGAGAAGGACCTCGGCCTCGCGCTCGTGCTGTTCTCCGTGTTCGTCATCATGCTGTACGTGGCCACGGGGAAGAAGCTCTACCTGGTGGTCTCCATTGGGCTTGCGGCCATTGCGGCCGTGGCCCTTTACGGCATGATGGGCCACGTGCAGACCCGCGTCGCCATCTGGCAGGATCCCTTCGCCGAGGCCCAGGGCGGCGGCTTCCAGCTAGTGCAGAGCCTCTATTCCATCGCCGACGG
Proteins encoded in this window:
- a CDS encoding Stp1/IreP family PP2C-type Ser/Thr phosphatase, yielding MARAKRKKSGATFGSRTDVGCVREHNEDSLAVAPPLYVVCDGMGGHAAGEVASEIAVDVICDRAPAHPDASALGQAVEEANLAIIRAAREGVGRAGMGCTCTAAMLEKDKLVIAQVGDSRAYLLHKGQMQQLTRDHSLVADLIEAGQITEAEARVHPQRSVITRALGSDPRTQPDLFELTVEAGDRLLLCSDGLSTMLEDDQIAKILASHSEPQRCAAQLVNEAVGRGGYDNVTVIVVDVTGLAEQHRRKLTRKSRATAIMLALLLVAIIAGCAYGFNYLASNAAYLVAQDGKVAVYQGVPGDIFGLSFNHLDRVTDVALDDLQPGTANRLREEGIKVDSLEAANSLVAEYEKEIADRRAAEEEAARAAAEANKPEEPAKGTEGAGGSTASGAQGGTDAQGTTGGSQSASPSSGAGSGTNGTGTINPGTGTNGAQEGTSGGTNR